Part of the Pseudomonadota bacterium genome, AGTTGATCGAGTGGATGGTATTGTCATCGTTGAGAACTAGCTCTTGCGACCTCGTCTCTCCGTCCGCGAGCTTGCGAACGACACCGGTCAAGCGACCGGCGTTGTCGTACTCATAGACCGCCGACTCTCCAGAGGACAGAGTTGCTTTGGTTCGGTGCCCACTGGCGTTCCAGCCGTAGGTATGAGTCGAGCCGGAGGGGAATTGAACGGAAACGACGCGTCCAACTGAATCGTACTCAAAGCTGGTCACCCCATGTGGACCCTTAACCTCGGTGGGCTGACCATCGCCACTATAGGTGATGTTCCAGGCACCGAACGCGCTCATGACAGCGACCAAGTCACCTCTCGCGTCGTAAGTATGTTCCTCCCCCTCGAGAACGACTGTCCTGAGCGCCCCAATAGCACGCGTTTCCCCAGAGCTCTCCGATACAGTGTCACTGGTGATCTTGCTCGCCAGATCCGTAATCTCAGCACTCCCGGCGGTAAGCAACTCCTCCACTCGGCGCACAGCGCCAGTTCGCTCGTACTCGATCTTTCCTACTGCAGTACCACCAGAAATGAACGATCTGACCCCCGAGTGTTCATCATCCAGTAGTTCGGCCCTGGCACCGCGCTGGTCAAGGATCGACTGCGTGGTGCCACCGCGGCCCTGAACGAACGTGACTGCCCTACGGTTTACGTTTGACACAGACGTACGGTTGGCATCGTAGCCAAATCGAAATTGTCGCCAGGAGTGATCAAGCCGTGCTACGCGGCCGTCGTCGGTGTACTCGACTCGCAACTCGGCCGTATCCATGGGGGTTCTCAACGCGACCACCTGCTGTGAATCACCTTGATAGGAGTAGCGCCAGGTTTGGTCAGCGAGATCAACCACTGCAACTAGTCGTCGAAGGTCATCGTATTCGTACGCCACGGAACGACCACTGTCATCAACTACGGAAGTAACCTGCGCGAAGTCGTTGCGAGCAAGCTCGATCCAGCGCCCGTCGCTGTTCTCAACACGGCTAAGGTCCCCGTGTCGATACCGGAACACCGTTTCATTGCCGTAAGTGTCGAGCACGCGACTTATACGATACGCACTCGCGGTGGCCGGATCTGCCTCGAATTCACGCGTCCAGCCGTTTCGCATCTCCACGACGTAGCCATGGCGAGTGGCCAACGGCGTCACACGCACGATGGTGGACGAGATCGGTGAGGCCGGAACGAAACCATCCTGGTCAACCACGAGCCGCGTTCTCAGTCCGGACTCCTGCTGATAAAGCAGCTCTCGGGTAGATGCACTCTGTTGCAGGCTCTCTTCCCCGATCCAGGTCCAGCCTGGACCAAAGTCCCCGCGCGCACGCGGGAGGCTGGAGTCGTACACGCGACTCACACCCACGGGAATACGACCAACGGTGACGATGTCGCGCCTAGCGAAAGTCAGGTTGCCGGCTCCGACATTGACCAGATCCACCTGAGCTCCCCTGGACTCATGCTGTGGGTTTGGGAAGAGGACCTGAAATCGCCGATGCTCCGAAAACTCATTCGCGTATTGCACATAGTCTCGGAATTGCTCCAGCTCCGCATCTGCGTTGGCTTCGAGTCTGGCCGAAGAAAGAAGCGCGAGTATCGCTACGCAAGCAATTCTAATCACCACGTCTGGCACCACCCTTGATACCTCATCGGCCACCAACGCGGACACTAATTAAGTCATTCACATAACACAACCCTAGCGGGACGCCCAGGATCATCGGCTGGTCCGAAAGGAACTTCCATCGAAAATTGACAGGCTAGCCCATCGTCGACTTCGTCGACCCTTCGAGGACGAACGAGCCTCCCGGTGACCTGACAGTTGTTAGCATCAATTGGTTGTTTCGAAAGCCGCTCCTTTCTCGAGACTCGGTGATTCCTTTCTGTCTTGCGAGTATGGCGTGCAGCCGCGGAATCTACGGCAAACCTGAGGGCTGCACGCAAACGTCTACGCCGTGGTTACGCAAGGTATCAACACTACTAGTGATGGCGGTCTCCCTCGAAGCGTAAAGCGCGATCCGCCGCCGCTAAGAGAGGCGCGTCACCGAGCCTCAACTCAGGGCGTAACGCCCAAATGATGACGAGACCGTACCTTGTGAAGAACTCTGTACCCAGTCCTGTAACGCCGCTTGCGGGTTGCTCGGACGCCGGGCCAGCCGAGATAGGGCCGATCGGCCCAACAGTCCGGCCGTCTGCAGACAACGAGAGCGCGCGGTGCCAGCCTCAGCTCAATCCGCTATGCCGCCGCGGACTCCCAGTCGCACCCGATCCTCTCGTCGCCATGCAGCCGTCGTCATCCGGTGCAGTTCGACATGGAGTCGTTGGCATCGCTGGCCTCCCCGCTGGTGAAGCGAACATCCAGCTTGGGCCAACCTATCATTCCTCGTATCATTCGGGCGCCAAAGGCATGGCGAGTGCGCGGCGGACGAGTAGTGGTCTCCTGCGAGTCAACATACCCCCATTTCCGGTCATTCCAAAATCGGTTCCATTTCGTATGGATGATTTCTCACGTCTGGAGACAGTTCAGCTTATCGTTGCGGGATCTTCGATGTGCAAGACAACAAGAACAGTCTCCCATAGGACTCTTAGCAAAAGCACTGAGGCACTTGAGAAGCGCTGCTCGCACCGGAGACGTTCCGGGCACATCTAGGACATCTACTGAGCACTCTGACGAAACGCACAACAACTGCATGCACATGAGAGCGCGATGCACATGAATTTTCTCGTCCAGCATTTCCAGCCTGCAACTCCGCTGAGCACGGCACCGACAACGTCATTCCGCAAGATAGCGTATGGAGCCGCGAGATAGAGAGCGCTACGCGCAGTGAGCGGCGCCTCCGAAACTATGATGGCAAAACTCGATGTAAGCGGTGGAGTGGGAGGGATGCGGCCAATTCCTTGGGTTCTCATGAGAGCCTGCAGCGCCCTCGCGCCAAAGCAAAAAGCGAGACATAGGCCGCAGAAGCAGCCACCATCCAGAGCAAAGCTTCGATGAGAAGTGGGGAGGCTGCCTGATGTAGAACCTAGAAGGCTAGGCACACCAGCTAGCGGTCGACTTTGACTGAGCAAGCCGGACCGCCGAAGAGGCCACAAAGCGTCTCCGAGAACCGAAGCGAAGTGGAAGCCTGTTCCGTTCGCTCAAGCGTTACCGCCGAATCGCCTCACGCTTCGGTCAGCGTCGACGCCATGTTTATGTTCTCAGCCGCTTCGCACTGATCACCGATGCCCTAACTCGCGTTAACAGCCCCAGCCCGCCCCGCTCTCTTCATGTGCCGATCACCCACCTTAACTTCCCATGAATCTTGTTTTCTTGACAAGTTGCGGATAGGTTTGGTGCTATAGCGCCAGTGTATTGGCACACGGAGAGTGACCATGACAAGTATCGCTAGTCGGACACTGTCATCATGCGCCGTCGGTGCGCTAGTACTCGGCTTGAACGCATCAGCCCTTGCGGAGAACGCATGGTGGGCGTATGGGCAAGTTGAGTTCGTTCAACAGTCCCACGACTTGGTGGCGATAGGCTTGACATCGACCGCGCTGGACGGATGTCTGCACGATCGCGTGTATTTTCGAGATCCCGTGCTTGGAGAGAAGCTGGTCGACCGAGCCTTCAGTATGGCCCTTTCCGCTCAAGCATCAGGTCGGCAATTGGGTATCGTAATAGACTTAGATGCGCGGAATCAGGGCGCCGAGTGTCGCGCTCTCGGGAACATGGTACTCATCGACTAGCAGCCAGGCGTCGCGCCAGGGTCGACACTCGGTTGTGCCCCAATCATGGTACGACCGGTAGTATCGCGGTCAATGCTGGTGACATCGAAGTGATCAATACCACTGGCTCCGGCAGCGGCTAGAGGCGACGGCGCCCCGGGACACCGTGGCGCGGCAGCTCGAGAACGCGCTCGGCGTGAGCCGACCCGCTGTGCCTGGAACGCCCTCATGCGGCGTGGGGTGTGCGCGCTAGCAGGGCTTACCTCTGCGTCGTGCTGCAGAGGGAGATCCAGATCGGTCAACGCTAGAGGTGCCGTTTTGCTTCTACGGCTGATGACCAGACCCAACCATGGGGGCAAAGGGATGAAAGCGGAGATTTGCAAAGCCTGGACGCTCTACGCTCGCGGGGCCATCTGTTTGTTCGCGCTACTCTCGAGCCAGTGTTTCGCGTTTGGCTTCGAGTACCGTGCCTACAGCGGAGACCTCGAAGGCGACGGCGATTCCGATCTGCTTGTGGCCGCCCCTGCGCAGTTCGTCTTAATCAGCACGGGTGGTGTCCTAGCACCGGTTCGCCTACGGCCCTCAGTCGAAGACACTTTACTTGTCCAAGCAAGCGGGGAGCTCAACCTAGTCCCCAATCCAACCGCAGCACAACTTAGCGCTGCCCGCGAGTGGACCGAATCCGTATCAGGTGTTTGGGAGATTGAACTGGACAGCGACGACCGCCCGGACGCGTTCGTCAACCTAGGTTCAGAGTTCGCTGGGGTACCCGATCTACTGCTGTTCGCAGGCGCGCCTGGGGCAAGAGCGGAAGCCACTGTATCGCTGTCGGGAGATCTACTTCAGTTCATCGGGGACATAGATGCGTGGGTCGATGATCGAGACTACTTTCTCCGTACGTCAGGAATCGGCCCCTTCTTCAACAAGACACGGCGCATCATCAATGCCTCTATAGCAGTTGCTTGTGCCGACACGTTGGCTGGTTGGGTGACTGCCGATTTGGCGTATCCGTTGCCCCAGTACTCCGACACTTACACTTCCTACGCGGACTACTTGAATTCCTGTCTGGGCTTCGAGGACGTTTGCCTGACGAACGATGCCAAGTTTGCGGTACTCAGGGAGTTCGAGATTGTATGGCCTGATGTCATACAAGAGAGCGTAGATTGGTCAGCCCACGTGCCGGGAACACAACAAGCGGTCGATGCCCTCGAGGTTCTACTCGAGTCGGTGGACGTACAGGTCGGCGACGCCAACGTGCGGATTGTCCTGGATGTCCTCGAGGTGCTTCTCGGACGATCCCTACCCGACTCCGACATGACTCGGCTCGACAACCTGATTACTTCTCTACTACTCGCCGCAGGGGCGAGCGAACCGGAAGAGTCTAACGGCATCTTCGAGATCATCCCCATCAGCAACAAGGTCAACCTACGTCGAAACCAGGCGATTGCAATCGTCCGCTTCCGTGTGCCAGAGAATTCGTTTGGAACGATTGTGCAGAGAGTAGATGTCGATTTCGATCTTTGGGTTGAGGAGCAGCCGGCGACGACGACTGTAGCGAGCGTTTGCGATACCCCTGAAGACCTAGTTGGGGGAGCATCATACGTGTTCTATGAAGCGTGGAGTGTTGTGAATGGCTCAGTCAAGCGTTCACGGAACTTCGATCAGTCGCTGGAGAACCTACGTGCCCTTGGGTTCCGAGGTCACGACGTGTTTAGTACGGTGGCACCGTCGCAAGCGTTTGGGCGTTACGCCGTGATAGGGGAAGCTCGCTACTTCCAGGATGTGGGGATCAGCTCCTTCGGAGGAATCAATTTGGACTGTCCACGATCTGCGTTATCGGGTGGGCGGCCCTCGACAGTGACCAACCCGTCCGGGCCACCGTCCGGTTGGTCAACGCGACCCTTCCTCGGGCCACGAGATCACAAGTTGATCGTCAAGTACGGCACCTCAAATCCGGCCGGTGACAGCGTTACGATCGAAGAGATCGTCCCCTGAACCGCTGTGTTCGCCAGAGTGCTGATCTTCGGACTTTCGTGCTGGGC contains:
- a CDS encoding DUF6531 domain-containing protein, which produces MADEVSRVVPDVVIRIACVAILALLSSARLEANADAELEQFRDYVQYANEFSEHRRFQVLFPNPQHESRGAQVDLVNVGAGNLTFARRDIVTVGRIPVGVSRVYDSSLPRARGDFGPGWTWIGEESLQQSASTRELLYQQESGLRTRLVVDQDGFVPASPISSTIVRVTPLATRHGYVVEMRNGWTREFEADPATASAYRISRVLDTYGNETVFRYRHGDLSRVENSDGRWIELARNDFAQVTSVVDDSGRSVAYEYDDLRRLVAVVDLADQTWRYSYQGDSQQVVALRTPMDTAELRVEYTDDGRVARLDHSWRQFRFGYDANRTSVSNVNRRAVTFVQGRGGTTQSILDQRGARAELLDDEHSGVRSFISGGTAVGKIEYERTGAVRRVEELLTAGSAEITDLASKITSDTVSESSGETRAIGALRTVVLEGEEHTYDARGDLVAVMSAFGAWNITYSGDGQPTEVKGPHGVTSFEYDSVGRVVSVQFPSGSTHTYGWNASGHRTKATLSSGESAVYEYDNAGRLTGVVRKLADGETRSQELVLNDDNTIHSINYSPGASAVVEYDKISRPLGVVVKNRSVRWRYDELGRLVGVVGWMGESLEHEYSEGERDVREAWDDRTPMFMASAGSAALYSGSFFGVFGARAQGTSFLSVGSLSLEGVPALWWQQALASIARGEPTASQALLRMKLTSATAESDMLRPSNSIYLPPELFAENCELCNPGFTTIWVGGVSGGSHTVTAGSSVNLNVTMNGCFGGPISQWDLDGNGTYETLGQSVFNSFSAGSHVVGNSAECPCDGSPTRTAAVTILAQAPPCNPGALYSFHNPNWSSPNILPGSVQVSGNTVTYNLTVWGQNKVATANFVNETKTRWSKTLTNCGSTYTLVVNLDDQSDDTLFYNGQDIEFRTASGLIAHRPGGPANACATAGSSSNPPVPNLVRQWLAPPGGGCSNHGQIAAHELGHVLGFDDAYDLTTLAPLHTETGDIMFTGSNLSVKSGHVRILRERN